A window from Salvia miltiorrhiza cultivar Shanhuang (shh) chromosome 2, IMPLAD_Smil_shh, whole genome shotgun sequence encodes these proteins:
- the LOC131013118 gene encoding leucine-rich repeat extensin-like protein 3 — translation MDSPLLTLVVAIFFGFFSLIVESQGNVKPPPPPFYPPPPSPRPPPPSPSPPPPPRSSPPPPKSPPPRQPPPPPSPSRPPPPPSSPRPPPPPSSPRPPPPPSSPRPPPPPRKRLNPPPPPWRRDHEQHRRRSSPPPPKREKLNTGKKVGLMFIGVAAILQVCVVSFVLISRRQLLKAETVD, via the coding sequence ATGGATTCTCCATTGTTGACTTTGGTCGTTGCTATTTTCTTCGGATTTTTCAGCCTCATTGTTGAATCTCAAGGAAATGTGAAGCCCCCACCGCCGCCATTTTATCCTCCTCCCCCATCTCCGCGGCCGCCTCCCCCATCCCCATCCCCGCCGCCTCCACCCCGATCCTCGCCTCCGCCGCCAAAATCTCCACCTCCGCGTcaaccaccaccgcctccaTCCCCTTCacgaccaccaccacctccttcCTCTCCACGCCCACCACCACCTCCTTCCTCTCCACGCCCACCACCACCTCCTTCCTCTCCACGCCCACCTCCGCCGCCACGAAAACGCCTGAACCCGCCCCCTCCACCGTGGCGCCGCGATCATGAGCAACACCGCAGGCGTTCGAGCCCTCCACCACCGAAGAGAGAGAAGCTCAACACGGGGAAGAAAGTCGGGCTGATGTTCATTGGAGTTGCCGCGATCTTGCAAGTTTGCGTCGTCTCGTTCGTGTTGATCAGTAGAAGGCAACTTTTGAAGGCTGAAACTGTTGATTGA
- the LOC131013116 gene encoding auxin-binding protein ABP19a-like, protein MVALPLIEKVLQLCLYKLIWSACICKPTINIKMQKLTALFLSLSLSLLLTSHASVQDFCVADLTLPPGPAGYSCKSAANVTTADFVFTGLRKGGNTTNIISAAVTPAFDAQYPGLNGLGLSIARLDLAPGGVVPFHTHPGASELLLVVKGTIVAGFVSSFANQVYVKKLVKGDLMVFPQGLLHFQINGGGRKAVAFASFGSANPGLQITDFALFANDLPSMLVEKTTFLDDAQVKKLKSVLGGTG, encoded by the coding sequence ATGGTTGCACTTCCATTAATCGAAAAAGTGCTCCAACTCTgtctatataaattaatatggtCTGCCTGCATTTGCAAACCAACCATAAACATCAAAATGCAGAAGCTAACAGCATtgttcctctctctctccctctctctcctcctcaCCTCCCATGCATCCGTGCAGGACTTCTGCGTGGCCGACCTCACCCTCCCGCCCGGCCCCGCCGGCTACTCCTGCAAGAGCGCCGCCAACGTCACCACCGCCGACTTCGTCTTCACCGGCCTCCGCAAGGGCGGCAACACCACCAACATCATCAGCGCCGCCGTCACCCCGGCCTTCGACGCGCAGTACCCGGGGCTCAACGGCCTCGGCCTATCCATCGCCCGCCTCGACCTCGCCCCCGGCGGCGTGGTACCCTTCCACACCCACCCCGGCGCGTCGGAGCTCCTCCTGGTGGTGAAGGGCACCATCGTGGCCGGCTTCGTGTCGTCGTTCGCGAACCAAGTGTAcgtgaagaagctcgtgaagGGTGACCTGATGGTGTTCCCGCAGGGCCTGCTGCATTTTCAGATCAACGGCGGCGGGCGGAAGGCGGTGGCGTTCGCCAGCTTCGGCAGCGCCAACCCCGGCCTGCAGATCACGGACTTCGCGCTCTTCGCCAACGACTTGCCGTCGATGTTGGTGGAGAAGACCACGTTCCTTGACGATGCGCAGGTCAAGAAATTGAAATCTGTGCTCGGTGGGACTGGATGA